In Candidatus Nealsonbacteria bacterium DGGOD1a, one DNA window encodes the following:
- the rplS gene encoding 50S ribosomal protein L19, which yields MEKQIAEFAQLGKSQNLPVIKAGDTVRVYQKYKDKDKDKIQMFEGLVMCRKHGNETGAAITVRKIASGVGVEKIFPLHSPIIDKIEVIKIGKVRRAKIYYMRTAKGKRSRIKRAETKPAKESKQEA from the coding sequence ATGGAAAAGCAAATCGCAGAATTCGCACAACTCGGCAAATCGCAAAATTTGCCGGTGATAAAAGCGGGAGACACGGTGCGCGTCTACCAAAAATATAAAGACAAGGATAAGGATAAAATCCAAATGTTCGAAGGCCTGGTAATGTGCCGCAAACACGGAAACGAAACCGGCGCGGCCATCACGGTGCGCAAAATCGCTTCGGGCGTGGGCGTGGAAAAGATATTCCCGCTCCACTCGCCGATCATCGACAAGATTGAGGTGATCAAGATCGGCAAAGTCCGCCGCGCCAAAATTTATTATATGCGCACCGCCAAAGGCAAAAGATCCCGCATAAAGCGCGCGGAAACCAAACCCGCCAAGGAATCAAAGCAAGAAGCCTAA